From a region of the uncultured Desulfobacter sp. genome:
- a CDS encoding P-II family nitrogen regulator — protein sequence MKEIMAVVRMNKINATKKALIDAGVSSMTAFECLGRGKGLVSMDLLKGAEEGHEEAIAQLGEGSRLRPKRALFVVVPDKLVQKTVDTIIDANQTGKPGDGKIWVQPTEDAISVRTSEHGNAVLDEF from the coding sequence ATGAAAGAGATCATGGCCGTTGTCCGCATGAACAAGATCAATGCGACCAAAAAGGCGCTGATTGACGCGGGGGTGTCTTCCATGACCGCCTTTGAGTGTCTGGGACGGGGCAAAGGCCTGGTGAGCATGGATCTTCTCAAAGGGGCGGAAGAGGGGCATGAAGAGGCCATTGCCCAGTTGGGCGAGGGGAGCCGCCTACGCCCCAAACGGGCCCTGTTTGTGGTCGTGCCGGACAAACTGGTCCAAAAAACCGTAGACACGATTATAGACGCCAACCAAACCGGAAAGCCCGGAGACGGGAAAATTTGGGTCCAACCCACCGAAGACGCCATCTCCGTGAGGACATCTGAACACGGCAATGCCGTTCTGGACGAATTTTAA
- the nifD gene encoding nitrogenase molybdenum-iron protein alpha chain, whose protein sequence is MTGERTDTVNPEEIKKEILAKYPPKVARKRGKQITPVSSDDKEGVKVGANVRTVPGIITQRGCCYAGCKGVIMGPTRDIINLTHGPIGCGFYSWLTRRNQTRPPTEESDNYMPYCFSTDMQDEDIVFGGEKKLKAAIQEAYDIFKPKSISIFSTCPVGLIGDDIHAVAREMKEKLGINIFGFSCEGYKGVSQSAGHHIANNAIFTHVVGLDDSVMDAKFKINLLGEYNIGGDGFVIEELLNKCGIDLVSTFSGNSTMDQFANCHTADLNAVMCHRSINYVADMLETKYGIPWIKVSFLGPNSTASSLRKIAAYFEDQELIDRVEAVIAEEMAPVDAKIKEIKPRCEGKTAMMFVGGSRAHHYQELFRDIGMTVLSAGYEFAHRDDYEGRHVIPDIKIDADSRNIEELEIEPDATRYNPRKTEEAMKALEEKGFPFKEYEGMIPEMEKGSLIIDDISQHETETLIAMYKPDIFCAGIKEKYAVQKHGIPMKQLHSYDTGGPYASFEGAINFFEEIDRMLNANIWQYLEAPWQKDPELSANYNWE, encoded by the coding sequence ATGACAGGCGAACGAACCGACACCGTTAATCCGGAAGAGATAAAAAAAGAAATACTGGCAAAGTATCCGCCGAAAGTGGCCCGGAAACGCGGCAAGCAGATCACGCCGGTTTCAAGCGATGACAAAGAGGGCGTTAAAGTCGGCGCCAATGTCAGGACCGTCCCGGGCATCATCACCCAGCGGGGCTGCTGTTATGCCGGCTGCAAAGGCGTTATTATGGGCCCGACCCGGGACATCATCAATTTAACCCACGGCCCCATCGGCTGCGGATTTTACTCCTGGCTGACCCGGCGCAACCAGACTCGTCCCCCAACGGAAGAATCCGACAATTATATGCCCTACTGCTTTTCCACGGACATGCAGGACGAGGATATTGTGTTCGGCGGGGAAAAGAAACTGAAAGCGGCCATCCAGGAAGCCTATGACATTTTTAAACCCAAGTCCATCTCCATCTTCTCCACCTGTCCGGTGGGGCTGATCGGCGACGATATCCATGCCGTGGCACGGGAGATGAAGGAAAAGCTGGGCATCAACATTTTTGGATTCTCCTGTGAAGGCTATAAGGGCGTAAGTCAGTCCGCCGGCCATCACATTGCCAACAACGCTATTTTTACCCATGTCGTGGGCCTGGATGACTCGGTCATGGACGCGAAATTCAAAATCAACCTGCTGGGTGAATACAACATCGGCGGCGACGGGTTCGTCATTGAAGAACTGCTCAATAAATGCGGCATCGACCTGGTGTCCACATTTTCAGGTAACTCCACCATGGATCAGTTTGCCAACTGCCACACCGCCGACCTCAATGCGGTCATGTGCCACAGATCCATTAACTACGTGGCGGACATGCTCGAGACCAAATACGGCATTCCCTGGATAAAAGTCAGTTTCCTGGGACCAAATTCAACCGCGAGCAGCCTGCGCAAAATCGCCGCGTATTTTGAAGACCAGGAACTCATCGACCGGGTGGAAGCGGTAATAGCCGAGGAAATGGCGCCGGTTGACGCCAAAATCAAGGAGATCAAACCCCGGTGCGAGGGCAAAACCGCCATGATGTTTGTGGGCGGCTCCCGGGCCCACCATTACCAGGAACTGTTCCGGGACATCGGCATGACCGTGCTTTCCGCCGGATACGAGTTTGCCCACAGGGATGACTATGAAGGACGCCATGTCATTCCGGACATTAAAATTGATGCCGACTCCAGAAACATTGAAGAGCTGGAAATCGAACCGGATGCAACCCGGTACAACCCCAGAAAAACCGAAGAAGCGATGAAAGCGCTGGAAGAAAAGGGATTCCCGTTTAAAGAGTATGAGGGCATGATCCCTGAAATGGAAAAGGGGTCCCTGATTATCGATGACATCAGCCAGCACGAAACAGAAACCCTGATCGCCATGTACAAGCCGGACATTTTCTGTGCCGGTATCAAGGAAAAATACGCCGTTCAGAAGCACGGTATTCCCATGAAGCAGCTCCACTCCTATGATACGGGTGGGCCCTACGCATCATTTGAAGGCGCGATCAACTTTTTTGAGGAAATCGACCGCATGCTCAACGCCAATATCTGGCAATACCTGGAAGCGCCCTGGCAGAAGGACCCTGAATTGTCCGCCAACTATAATTGGGAATAA
- a CDS encoding P-II family nitrogen regulator has product MKVMIKAIVRPEKVNAVMSALMESGYPAVTRMSVAGRGKQRGIKIGEITYDEIPKEMLISIIDEKDRDFVLKTILETAKTGEKGAFGDGKIFISPVIESYTISSGKKDIDLDEALEEAS; this is encoded by the coding sequence ATGAAAGTAATGATTAAAGCCATCGTCCGCCCTGAAAAAGTTAACGCCGTCATGTCCGCCCTCATGGAATCCGGATATCCGGCGGTTACCCGGATGAGTGTGGCCGGACGCGGCAAGCAGCGGGGGATCAAAATCGGTGAAATCACCTATGACGAAATTCCCAAGGAGATGCTGATATCGATTATTGATGAAAAAGATCGTGATTTTGTTCTTAAAACCATTTTAGAAACCGCCAAGACCGGTGAGAAAGGCGCCTTTGGCGACGGCAAGATTTTCATTTCTCCGGTCATTGAGTCGTATACCATCAGTTCAGGCAAAAAAGACATCGACCTGGATGAAGCGCTGGAGGAGGCATCATGA
- the nifH gene encoding nitrogenase iron protein translates to MRKVAIYGKGGIGKSTTTQNTVAGLVEAGKKIMIVGCDPKSDSTRLMLDGLAQKTVLDTLREEGEDVELEDVRKAGYGGVLCTESGGPEPGVGCAGRGIITSINLLEQLGAYDEEQNLDYVFYDVLGDVVCGGFAMPIREGKAQEIYIVVSGEMMAMYAANNICKGIVKFAQSGGVRLGGLICNSRQVDNELEMIEQLAKRLGTQMIHFVPRHNMVQQAEINRKTVIDFAPDHPQADEYRALARKMDENEMFVIPTPLEIEELESLLIEYGIAA, encoded by the coding sequence ATGAGAAAAGTAGCAATCTACGGAAAAGGCGGCATCGGCAAATCCACAACAACCCAGAACACGGTAGCGGGACTGGTGGAGGCCGGCAAAAAAATCATGATCGTGGGGTGTGACCCCAAGTCCGACTCCACACGGCTCATGCTCGACGGGTTGGCCCAGAAAACCGTTCTGGACACCCTGAGAGAAGAGGGTGAAGATGTGGAGCTCGAAGATGTCAGAAAAGCCGGATACGGTGGGGTCCTGTGTACGGAATCCGGCGGACCCGAACCCGGTGTGGGCTGCGCGGGTCGAGGCATCATCACCTCCATCAACCTGCTGGAACAGCTGGGCGCCTATGACGAAGAGCAGAACCTGGATTATGTATTTTATGATGTTCTGGGCGACGTGGTCTGCGGCGGATTTGCCATGCCCATCCGTGAAGGCAAGGCCCAGGAGATCTATATTGTTGTCTCCGGCGAGATGATGGCCATGTACGCGGCCAACAACATCTGCAAGGGTATCGTAAAATTTGCCCAGTCCGGCGGCGTGCGTCTCGGCGGCCTGATCTGCAACTCCCGTCAGGTCGATAACGAACTGGAAATGATCGAACAGTTGGCCAAGAGACTGGGCACCCAGATGATCCACTTTGTTCCCCGGCATAACATGGTTCAGCAGGCGGAAATCAACAGAAAAACGGTTATCGATTTTGCACCGGATCACCCCCAGGCCGATGAATACCGGGCCCTGGCCAGAAAAATGGATGAGAATGAGATGTTTGTCATCCCCACCCCCCTTGAGATTGAAGAACTGGAGTCCCTGCTCATTGAATACGGGATCGCGGCGTAA